From the Streptococcus sanguinis genome, the window TCTCACTCTCTGACAAAGCCAAATCAACGATTTCCTGAGCTTCCAACCGTGCCTTATTCAGCTCGGTTTCCTTTTCTCGGTTAAACTCATTGTAAAGTTTTTTGAGGGCTCGGTTAAATTTGAGATTTTCTTGCTCCACCTCGCGGATATTATCCAAGCGCTTGCGACTTTCTAGAGTTTGCTCCTCTAGGCGCTCAATAATCCGATTGACATCACTGTCTGTGTCGGTCTGCTCTTGGGCATGACCAACGATAACTTCCGACAAGCCCAAACGTCGAGCAATTTCAAAGGCATTGGAGCGGCCAGGCACTCCCTGCATAAAGCGATAGGTCGGCCGTAAACTATCTGTATCAAATTCCATGCTAGCATTTTCCACCCAGTCCGTCTCAATCCCATAGGCTTTGAGCTCAGGATAATGGGTCGTTGCCATGGTTTTAATCTGCCTTAGCCGCAAATCTTCCAAGATAGCAATAGCCAGAGCTGCACCCTCTTGCGGGTCAGTCCCAGCTCCTAGCTCATCCAGCAGAACCAAACTCTCGCTATCAACCTGCTCTAAAATAGAGACGATATTGGTCATGTGACTGGAGAAAGTCGACAGACTCTGCTCAATGGACTGCTCATCACCAATGTCTGCAAAAATCTGACTGAAAATCCCGACACGGCTCCCCTTGTCCGCCAGAATCGGCAATCCTGACTGGGCCATGATCTGAGCCAAGCCTAAGGTCTTCAGCATGATGGTCTTACCACCGGTATTAGGCCCAGTAATGACAATCTCTGTCAAATCAGGCCCGAAATACAAGTCATTAGCCACTGCATTTTCAATCAGGGGATGGCGGACACTAAGCAGTTGGATATCCTGCTCTTCTGACAGATCTGGCACCACCGCTCCCGTCTCCTGCATGAAGCGGACCTTGGCACGCACCAGATCCAGATGTCCGATAATCCAAGCATTGTTGGCAATTTCAGCTGCATGGGGACGGAAGAGGTCTGATAATTCTTGCAAAATCCGCTGAATTTCATAACGCTCGTCCGCCCGACTGCTGGCAATTTCTTCGTTGAGGTTGACAACTGCTCTAGGCTCGATATAGACGGTATTGCCGCTGGCTGAAATATCGTGAACCACACCAGAAATGCGGTTGCGATAGGTATTTTTCACAGGCAGCACATTGCGACCATTCCGGCTAGCCACTACCTGATCAGCCAGCATCTCTCCCTTGTTTTTGAGAATCTCCTGCAGAATTTCCCGCACCTGGTTTTCATTTTCTTGAATCTTTCGGCGGATACGGCTCAAATTTTCGCTGGCAAAGCTTTCGATAAAACCGCCATCATTCACAGCTTGCAGGCTTCCTTGTAGCTTAGGGAACACAGCCAGATTCTCAAACAGACGGTCCAGCTTTTCCAAGTGCACATTTTCCAAGTCCTCATAAAAGGACTTGAGTTCCTGAGTCACAGCCAAGACGCGCTTGAGAGCCAAAAACTCCTCAATATTCAAGTCGCTCTCCAGCTCCAACCGCTTGGTCAAGGCAGTGATATCCTGAGTCGCAGCCAGACTAAAGTGGGGATGCTGCACAAAAATCTGCTGCATATCTCTCATTTCCAGAAAAGCCGAGGCCACTGTCTCCTTCTTGCTGGTCGGCAAGAGCAGGCCTAGCTCCAGCTGCCCCTGCTCGGTCAAAAGATAGGGAGCAAAAAGTTCTTTAATCTTTTTAAATTCTAAGGTTTCTAAAATTTTTGTGTTCATAATTTTCTTTTCTAGTAAAAAAGAACTCAGCTAGCAGGCCAACTGAGTCGTCTTTTATCCGATAACTTGATTCACCCAGAGATCTTTGAGGATATTGGATGTGATAGGGGTATACTTGACAATAAAGCGAATCATAAAGCTGCTGTTGAGCCGCTCCTGAACCATCTCCATCGGCACCGTCGCTAAAATAGTCAGGCACATTCCCAAAACAAAAATAGAGATGCAAACAGCGATGGCTCCGCTAGTCACATTGTACCATTTGGTATCTAGCTTATTGGGGTAGGGAATCAGATTCGCAAAAATCCCAAAAAAGCGCCCAAGTATGTAGACAGCCGTAAAAATAATGAGATAGGCCAAACCAGCATAAAAAACCTGGTCCAACTGAAAGAGCTGGGAGCTAGGGAAAAAATAGGTCGAAGAGCCCTGAGTCGCACTGGCATAAGGCACCCAAAGACTGATAAACTTGGCCAAGCTCTTATAAAAAGCTCCAGCCACCAGCATGGAAACCATGGTCGCAGCGGCATAATAGCCCTGCAGAACAATGCCACGCGAGTAGCCAATATAAAAGCTCCAGGCCAATATTAGTAAAATAATAATAGAAAGCATTATTTCTCCTCTATTTACCCGACTTTTCTCTCAAATCACTGAGCATTTTGTGACGAAAATCTTCTAGTTCTTTTTCTTTGTCATCAAACTCAATCTCTCGACTGAGCTGAGTAGATAGGCTATTGACCGCCAGCAAAATCGCCAGGACTTCATCATCTGCCGCAGGCATCTGCTCTTTGATAGCCTTGTATTTTTCCTTTGCTACCCGTTCTACTTCTTCCATAAAGAGATTATCGTGTTCTGTTGTTAGAGTTAAGGTCTTGTTTCCAAATGTAAATTTATATCGATTCAAATTTGCCATAAAATCACCTCATTGTATTATATCAAAAAAGAAGCCCTTTGTCAGTTATAAAAACACTTGGAACTAGACAGGGACTTTCTTTTTCATCTTTTTTGACATAGCAAACAGCGATGCTTTCCTACAAAATTTTTGTAGGATTTTCAATCTTATGACTTTCGACTTTTCCTTTTTATGGTACAATAGGGGGTATGGAAAGTATCACCCTCAGTCCCAAACAGCAAGAAATTCAGGCTTTTGTTGAGAAATATCAGAGCCAGCTGGCTCCCAGCAAGAACCCGCATATTCAATATTTCTTCCGGCTGGATCAGGCGACGGTCAGTGTATTTAGCTCCGGAAAAGTTCTCTTTCAAGGGGCAAAAGCTGCTCACTACGCTGGCTTTTTTGGCCATCAAGCAGGCAAATCCAGTTATAGTCCTGCTTCTCAGAATTTTGCCCTCATTGGGACGGATGAGGTCGGAAACGGCTCCTACTTTGGAGGTCTAGCCGTCGTAGCTTCTTTCGTCACTCCAGACCAGCACGACTTTCTGAGAAAACTGGGTGTCGGTGATTCTAAAACCTTGAACGATAGCAAGATTCGCCAACTAGCTCCTGTCTTGAAAGAAAAGATTGCTCATCAAGCTCTGCTCCTATCGCCAGAGAAGTACAATGAAGTTATCGCTTCTGGCTACAATGCCGTCTCTGTAAAGGTAGCCCTACATAATCAAGCTATCTACCTACTGCTGCAGAAAGGCATCAATCCCGAAAAAATCGTCATCGATGCCTTTACCAGCCAGCAAAACTACAATAAATACCTAAAGCAGGAAAAGAATCATTTTCCAAATCCGGTAAGTCTGATTGAAAAGGCTGAAGGAAAGTTCCTAGCTGTTGCGGTCAGCTCTATTATCGCTCGCGACCTCTTTCTAGAAAACCTAGAAAACCTCAGCCAAGAGTTAGGCTATACCCTGCCTAGCGGAGCCGGAAGCAAGAGCGATCATGTTGCCAGCCAGATTCTTCAAGCCCACGGAATGGCCGGTCTGCAGCATTCTGCTAAACTCCACTTTAAAAATACTGAAAAAGCACAAAAACTTTTAGAAAGGTAACCTATGAAAAAATCAAATCCTGTCCTCTCATTTCTCAAAGAATGGGGCCTCTTTCTCTTCTTCATCTCTATCATCATCCTATCACGGCTCTTTCTCTGGTCCCCTGTAAAGGTAGATGGCCACTCTATGGACCCTACGCTGGCTAATGGGGAATACCTGCTTGTCCTCAAACATCAGTCTATTGACCGATTTGATATCGTCGTCGCCACTGAGACAGATGATAACGGAACGACCAAGGAGATTGTCAAGCGGGTCATCGGTATGCCGGGTGACACTATTCAGTATGAAAACGATACTCTTTACATCAACGGCAAAAAAACAGACGAACCTTACCTGACGGACTACATCAAGAAATTCAAAGAAGACAAGCTCCAATCCACTTATACTGGGGATGATTATGATGACAATGGTGAGTTTTTCAGGAAACTCGCAGCTCAAGCTCAAGCCTTCACTGTTGACAAAGATGGCAGTCCTGTCTTCACCATCAAGCTTCTGGATGATGAATACCTGCTTCTGGGTGACGACCGTATTGTTTCAAAGGACAGCCGCCAGGTTGGTGCTTTCAAAGCAAAACAAATCCAGGGCGAAGCTAAGTTCCGCTTCTGGCCACTGCTGCCTTTTAAGACCTATTAAGCATACCGAACTCAGCTGAACATCAGCTGGGTTCGTTTTAAAAGAAGAACCTATAAACTATGGAATTTTACTTTTCAGGAACGATTGAACGTATTATTTTTGAAAATCCCAGCAACTTTTTCCGTATCCTACTCTTAGATATTGAGGATACAGATGCCGAGGATTTTGAAGATTTTGAAATCATTGTCACCGGCTCTATGGCAGATGTCATGGAAGGTGAAGATTACACCTTCTGGGGCAGTCTCGTCCAGCACCCCAAATATGGCCAGCAGCTGAAAATTTCTCGCTATGAGCGTGCCAAACCCAGCAGCAAAGGCCTAGTAAAATACTTCTCCAGCGACCATTTCAAGGGCATCGGGGTCAAGACTGCTCAAAAAATCGTCCAACTCTACGGAGAAGATACCGAGGACACCATTGACAAGATTT encodes:
- a CDS encoding endonuclease MutS2 — its product is MNTKILETLEFKKIKELFAPYLLTEQGQLELGLLLPTSKKETVASAFLEMRDMQQIFVQHPHFSLAATQDITALTKRLELESDLNIEEFLALKRVLAVTQELKSFYEDLENVHLEKLDRLFENLAVFPKLQGSLQAVNDGGFIESFASENLSRIRRKIQENENQVREILQEILKNKGEMLADQVVASRNGRNVLPVKNTYRNRISGVVHDISASGNTVYIEPRAVVNLNEEIASSRADERYEIQRILQELSDLFRPHAAEIANNAWIIGHLDLVRAKVRFMQETGAVVPDLSEEQDIQLLSVRHPLIENAVANDLYFGPDLTEIVITGPNTGGKTIMLKTLGLAQIMAQSGLPILADKGSRVGIFSQIFADIGDEQSIEQSLSTFSSHMTNIVSILEQVDSESLVLLDELGAGTDPQEGAALAIAILEDLRLRQIKTMATTHYPELKAYGIETDWVENASMEFDTDSLRPTYRFMQGVPGRSNAFEIARRLGLSEVIVGHAQEQTDTDSDVNRIIERLEEQTLESRKRLDNIREVEQENLKFNRALKKLYNEFNREKETELNKARLEAQEIVDLALSESESILKNLHDKSSLKPHEIIEAKSQLKKLAPETVDLSKNKVLKQAKKNRAPKVGDDILVTSYGQRGTLVKQLKDGRWEAQVGLIKMTLEEQEFNLLKAEKEQQPKRKQVNVVKRTNTAGPKARLDLRGKRYEEAMEELDAFIDQALLNNMAQVDIIHGIGIGVIREGVTKYLRRNKHVKSFGYAPQNAGGSGATIVIFK
- a CDS encoding CvpA family protein; the protein is MLSIIILLILAWSFYIGYSRGIVLQGYYAAATMVSMLVAGAFYKSLAKFISLWVPYASATQGSSTYFFPSSQLFQLDQVFYAGLAYLIIFTAVYILGRFFGIFANLIPYPNKLDTKWYNVTSGAIAVCISIFVLGMCLTILATVPMEMVQERLNSSFMIRFIVKYTPITSNILKDLWVNQVIG
- the rnhC gene encoding ribonuclease HIII, producing MESITLSPKQQEIQAFVEKYQSQLAPSKNPHIQYFFRLDQATVSVFSSGKVLFQGAKAAHYAGFFGHQAGKSSYSPASQNFALIGTDEVGNGSYFGGLAVVASFVTPDQHDFLRKLGVGDSKTLNDSKIRQLAPVLKEKIAHQALLLSPEKYNEVIASGYNAVSVKVALHNQAIYLLLQKGINPEKIVIDAFTSQQNYNKYLKQEKNHFPNPVSLIEKAEGKFLAVAVSSIIARDLFLENLENLSQELGYTLPSGAGSKSDHVASQILQAHGMAGLQHSAKLHFKNTEKAQKLLER
- the lepB gene encoding signal peptidase I, giving the protein MKKSNPVLSFLKEWGLFLFFISIIILSRLFLWSPVKVDGHSMDPTLANGEYLLVLKHQSIDRFDIVVATETDDNGTTKEIVKRVIGMPGDTIQYENDTLYINGKKTDEPYLTDYIKKFKEDKLQSTYTGDDYDDNGEFFRKLAAQAQAFTVDKDGSPVFTIKLLDDEYLLLGDDRIVSKDSRQVGAFKAKQIQGEAKFRFWPLLPFKTY